In Ostrea edulis chromosome 4, xbOstEdul1.1, whole genome shotgun sequence, a single window of DNA contains:
- the LOC125669261 gene encoding intraflagellar transport protein 74 homolog isoform X4: protein MSGRVPTASGSRPRTGARPPGTAASGLQPGTATRLTTAMNPGTARPGTRGGQTGGGVALSSQITVVDRPMTQQGLGGMKTGVKGSQRMVQDKTYYLGLIRGKVNDLNAENSRLKKEIENSSEENSSYLTYEKRAESLASEIRDLQGELGDYNTLVDKLTTDEDIQDVEFDLNDLRANNEREAKKIEDLFEVKKEKEERIRQLETELDQEKRMADNLVNDMDPDMRQKYFSLKDMNEHMLKQLEKSQQELDILNSKIGNLQEELSMSQVKQEAVRLYDQMNELEIQRDNYLEETRNKQSPAEERERLLKQVKDDNQEIASLERQTNELREKIENIEEEIRQLDLDIEENQGERNQKYKELKKREETIDEFLNNFEESKAQEMEKLKHTEQNIVSVLEHTSRNMSRFSALPTPQELGTMKEDLEFKTGEMKKSEHTTVGLAAESDKLQSDLQKVEQLEEKINTELVMLREKIATMEKELEVYSDLSMLKEEAEKKRNKLMDDRVSLQRRKDTFKKTMQQLTSQYEGMKAQLNEHETFVQLGNLEKKWQHHEQNNFVMKEFISTKTMECDYRAISKRVSSSISDFNTVLQRQMAGKTSM from the exons AT GAGTGGGAGAGTACCGACAGCAAGTGGGAGTCGGCCTAGGACAGGTGCCAGACCTCCAGGGACAGCAG CCTCAGGACTGCAGCCTGGCACTGCCACACGGTTAACAACAGCAATG AATCCTGGTACGGCTCGCCCAGGAACCAGAGGTGGACAGACCGGGGGAGGTGTGG cactGTCATCTCAAATTACTGTGGTTGACAGACCAATGACACAACAAGGATTAGGTGGAATGAAAACTGGGGTTAAAG GCTCACAAAGAATGGTTCAAGATAAAACATACTACCTCGGTCTTATCAG AGGGaaagtaaatgatttaaatgCTGAGAATAGCAGACTAAAGAAAGAGATTGAAAATTCTTCGGAGGAAAATTCATCATATCTTACATATGAAAAAAG AGCTGAATCTCTTGCAAGTGAAATAAGAGATTTGCAAGGAGAGCTGGGAGATTACAATACT CTTGTTGACAAATTAACCACAGATGAAGATATTCAAGATGTGGAGTTTGACTTAAATGAT CTAAGAGCCAACAATGAAAGAGAAGCAAAGAAAATTGAGGATTTATTTGAAGTTAAGAAAGA GAAAGAAGAACGGATAAGACAGCTTGAAACCGAGCTGGACCAAGAAAAACGCATGGCTGATAACTTGGTTAATGATATG GACCCAGACATGAGACAGAAATACTTCTCTCTGAAAGACATGAATGAACATATGTTGAAACAGCTTGAGAAGTCACAGCAAGAGTTAGATATTCTGAACTCGAAAATAGGAAACCTTCAAGAG GAATTATCGATGTCTCAAGTCAAACAGGAGGCAG TGAGACTGTATGATCAGATGAATGAACTGGAGATCCAAAGAGATAATTATTTGGAGGAGACACGGAACAAACAATCCCCGGCCGAGGAGAGGGAGAGACTGCTGAAACAAGTCAAGGATGACAATCAGGAGATCGCCAGCCTGGAGAGACA AACTAATGAACTAagggaaaaaattgaaaacattgaaGAGGAGATCCGTCAACTTGACCTTGATATAGAGGAGAATCAAG GGGAAAGAAATCAGAAATACAAGGAATTAAAGAAAAGAGAAGAAACTATTGATG aaTTCCTTAATAACTTTGAAGAGTCAAAAGCACAAGAAATG GAGAAGCTGAAGCACACTGAACAGAACATTGTGTCAGTCCTGGAGCACACTAGCAGG AATATGAGTCGCTTCTCTGCCCTGCCTACTCCCCAGGAGCTGGGAACTATGAAGGAAGATTTGGAGTTTAAGACTGGTGAAATGAAGAAATCTGAACACACAACAGTGGGATTAGCAGCAG AGAGTGACAAACTGCAGTCTGATCTACAAAAGGTTGAACAGCTAGAGGAGAAAATTAACACAGAGCTGGTGATGCTGAGGGAGAAGATTGCCACCATGGAAAAGGAACTTGAAGTTTACTCTGACCTAAGTATGCTGAAAGAGGAGGCTGAGAAAAAGAGAAAT AAACTGATGGATGACAGAGTAAGCCTCCAGAGGAGAAAGGATACATTTAAGAAGACCATGCAGCAACTGACCAGCCAGTATGAGGGCATGAAGGCTCAGCTGAATGAACACGAGACATTTGTACAG CTTGGCAACCTGGAGAAGAAGTGGCAACACCATGAACAAAATAACTTTGTGATGAAAGAAT TTATCAGTACCAAAACAATGGAATGCGACTACAGGGCCATTTCAAAGCGTGTTTCATCATCTATCTCTGACTTCAACACAGTGCTACAGAGGCAGATGGCAGGAAAAACTAGCATGTAG
- the LOC125672825 gene encoding N(6)-adenine-specific methyltransferase METTL4-like isoform X1 — MALMLETTDGATGILINHDLALKKIYRNVKIRTQTFRSCFMKSDLFDIHEPYKMDSQIFAEQNAKDKEKTQRKKKRKRKIELNIGELEAREYHSKIVQRISEVHMKLILKAKEMKYIEEKNECKAKNLLETERESGTGIASPEYQQLTEVDNNQSARQAARTRETDTILRDVCLTETQSTKHQSPVTMLEHVQLSKCVNTVISNDWNNPGLCHIDAETYIIPHKSTFLLSDFTHHKMLYPNSGDELYDLIVLDPPWQNKSVKRKKMYGSLQDEDLLDIHMDKLAAPGCLVVVWVTNRMKHLKFVKETLFPNWAVTHLAEWHWLKITKYGEMVYDISSNHKKPYEIILIGRYSGTQSASDGKQETEEHTKQYR; from the exons ATGGCATTGATGTTAGAGACAACAGATGGCGCTACAGGCATATTGATTAACCATGATCTAGCATTGAAGAAAATTTACAGGAATGTCAAAATCCGTACACAGACTTTTAGGTCATGTTTTATGAAATCAGACTTGTTTGACATCCATGAACCATACAAGATGGACTCTCAGATCTTTGCAGAACAGAATGCAAAAGACAAAGAGAAAacacaaagaaagaaaaag AGAAAAAGGAAAATAGAATTAAACATAGGAGAGTTGGAGGCCAGAGAGTATCACTCGAAAATTGTCCAGAGAATATCAGAGGTCCACATGAAGTTGATTTTAAAGGCTAAGGAGATGAAatatattgaagaaaaaaatgagtGCAAGGCAAAAAACTTATTAGAGACTGAAAGAGAATCGGGAACAGGTATTGCATCACCGGAATATCAACAGCTTACAGAAGTTGACAATAACCAATCTGCCAGACAGGCGGCTAGAACCCGGGAAACGGACACTATACTGAGGGATGTTTGTCTGACAGAGACTCAGTCTACTAAACATCAGTCACCAGTCACAATGTTGGAGCATG TTCAGTTGTCCAAGTGTGTAAACACAGTAATCAGCAATGACTGGAACAACCCAGGCCTGTGTCATATTGATGCTGAGACCTACATCATACCTCACAAGTCGACCTTCCTTCTGTCAGATTTTACCCACCACAAAATGCTTTACCCGAATTCTG GTGATGAATTATATGATCTAATTGTGCTAGACCCACCATGGCAGAACAAGTCggtgaaaagaaagaaaat GTATGGTAGTCTACAAGATGAAGATCTACTAGATATACACATGGATAAGCTTGCAGCACCTGGCTGTTTGGTGGTTGTCTGGGTAACCAACAGAATGAAACACCTCAAGTTTGTCAAGGAGACATTGTTTCCAAACTGGGCAGTGACACATTTGGCGGAGTGGCATTGGTTAAAG ATTACTAAATATGGTGAGATGGTATATGACATCAGCTCTAATCACAAGAAGccatatgaaataattttgattGGACGTTACAGTGGAACACAATCAGCTAGTGACGGAAAGCAAGAAACAGAAGAACACACGAAGCAGTACAGGTAG
- the LOC125669261 gene encoding intraflagellar transport protein 74 homolog isoform X3, giving the protein MAIYYKEMGEIFFFFHHAASIYAYYFVMVYGVMPYFANYRLLAEISTPFVNNRSGRVPTASGSRPRTGARPPGTAASGLQPGTATRLTTAMNPGTARPGTRGGQTGGGVALSSQITVVDRPMTQQGLGGMKTGVKGSQRMVQDKTYYLGLIRGKVNDLNAENSRLKKEIENSSEENSSYLTYEKRAESLASEIRDLQGELGDYNTLVDKLTTDEDIQDVEFDLNDLRANNEREAKKIEDLFEVKKEKEERIRQLETELDQEKRMADNLVNDMDPDMRQKYFSLKDMNEHMLKQLEKSQQELDILNSKIGNLQEELSMSQVKQEAVRLYDQMNELEIQRDNYLEETRNKQSPAEERERLLKQVKDDNQEIASLERQTNELREKIENIEEEIRQLDLDIEENQGERNQKYKELKKREETIDEFLNNFEESKAQEMEKLKHTEQNIVSVLEHTSRNMSRFSALPTPQELGTMKEDLEFKTGEMKKSEHTTVGLAAESDKLQSDLQKVEQLEEKINTELVMLREKIATMEKELEVYSDLSMLKEEAEKKRNKLMDDRVSLQRRKDTFKKTMQQLTSQYEGMKAQLNEHETFVQLGNLEKKWQHHEQNNFVMKEFISTKTMECDYRAISKRVSSSISDFNTVLQRQMAGKTSM; this is encoded by the exons GAGTGGGAGAGTACCGACAGCAAGTGGGAGTCGGCCTAGGACAGGTGCCAGACCTCCAGGGACAGCAG CCTCAGGACTGCAGCCTGGCACTGCCACACGGTTAACAACAGCAATG AATCCTGGTACGGCTCGCCCAGGAACCAGAGGTGGACAGACCGGGGGAGGTGTGG cactGTCATCTCAAATTACTGTGGTTGACAGACCAATGACACAACAAGGATTAGGTGGAATGAAAACTGGGGTTAAAG GCTCACAAAGAATGGTTCAAGATAAAACATACTACCTCGGTCTTATCAG AGGGaaagtaaatgatttaaatgCTGAGAATAGCAGACTAAAGAAAGAGATTGAAAATTCTTCGGAGGAAAATTCATCATATCTTACATATGAAAAAAG AGCTGAATCTCTTGCAAGTGAAATAAGAGATTTGCAAGGAGAGCTGGGAGATTACAATACT CTTGTTGACAAATTAACCACAGATGAAGATATTCAAGATGTGGAGTTTGACTTAAATGAT CTAAGAGCCAACAATGAAAGAGAAGCAAAGAAAATTGAGGATTTATTTGAAGTTAAGAAAGA GAAAGAAGAACGGATAAGACAGCTTGAAACCGAGCTGGACCAAGAAAAACGCATGGCTGATAACTTGGTTAATGATATG GACCCAGACATGAGACAGAAATACTTCTCTCTGAAAGACATGAATGAACATATGTTGAAACAGCTTGAGAAGTCACAGCAAGAGTTAGATATTCTGAACTCGAAAATAGGAAACCTTCAAGAG GAATTATCGATGTCTCAAGTCAAACAGGAGGCAG TGAGACTGTATGATCAGATGAATGAACTGGAGATCCAAAGAGATAATTATTTGGAGGAGACACGGAACAAACAATCCCCGGCCGAGGAGAGGGAGAGACTGCTGAAACAAGTCAAGGATGACAATCAGGAGATCGCCAGCCTGGAGAGACA AACTAATGAACTAagggaaaaaattgaaaacattgaaGAGGAGATCCGTCAACTTGACCTTGATATAGAGGAGAATCAAG GGGAAAGAAATCAGAAATACAAGGAATTAAAGAAAAGAGAAGAAACTATTGATG aaTTCCTTAATAACTTTGAAGAGTCAAAAGCACAAGAAATG GAGAAGCTGAAGCACACTGAACAGAACATTGTGTCAGTCCTGGAGCACACTAGCAGG AATATGAGTCGCTTCTCTGCCCTGCCTACTCCCCAGGAGCTGGGAACTATGAAGGAAGATTTGGAGTTTAAGACTGGTGAAATGAAGAAATCTGAACACACAACAGTGGGATTAGCAGCAG AGAGTGACAAACTGCAGTCTGATCTACAAAAGGTTGAACAGCTAGAGGAGAAAATTAACACAGAGCTGGTGATGCTGAGGGAGAAGATTGCCACCATGGAAAAGGAACTTGAAGTTTACTCTGACCTAAGTATGCTGAAAGAGGAGGCTGAGAAAAAGAGAAAT AAACTGATGGATGACAGAGTAAGCCTCCAGAGGAGAAAGGATACATTTAAGAAGACCATGCAGCAACTGACCAGCCAGTATGAGGGCATGAAGGCTCAGCTGAATGAACACGAGACATTTGTACAG CTTGGCAACCTGGAGAAGAAGTGGCAACACCATGAACAAAATAACTTTGTGATGAAAGAAT TTATCAGTACCAAAACAATGGAATGCGACTACAGGGCCATTTCAAAGCGTGTTTCATCATCTATCTCTGACTTCAACACAGTGCTACAGAGGCAGATGGCAGGAAAAACTAGCATGTAG
- the LOC125672825 gene encoding N(6)-adenine-specific methyltransferase METTL4-like isoform X2, with the protein MALMLETTDGATGILINHDLALKKIYRNVKIRTQTFRSCFMKSDLFDIHEPYKMDSQIFAEQNAKDKEKTQRKKKRKRKIELNIGELEAREYHSKIVQRISEVHMKLILKAKEMKYIEEKNECKAKNLLETERESGTGIASPEYQQLTEVDNNQSARQAARTRETDTILRDVCLTETQSTKHQSPVTMLEHVQLSKCVNTVISNDWNNPGLCHIDAETYIIPHKSTFLLSDFTHHKMLYPNSGDELYDLIVLDPPWQNKSVKRKKMYGSLQDEDLLDIHMDKLAAPGCLVVVWVTNRMKHLKFVKETLFPNWAVTHLAEWHWLKITKYGEMVYDISSNHKKPYEIILIGRYSGTQSASDGKQETEEHTKQ; encoded by the exons ATGGCATTGATGTTAGAGACAACAGATGGCGCTACAGGCATATTGATTAACCATGATCTAGCATTGAAGAAAATTTACAGGAATGTCAAAATCCGTACACAGACTTTTAGGTCATGTTTTATGAAATCAGACTTGTTTGACATCCATGAACCATACAAGATGGACTCTCAGATCTTTGCAGAACAGAATGCAAAAGACAAAGAGAAAacacaaagaaagaaaaag AGAAAAAGGAAAATAGAATTAAACATAGGAGAGTTGGAGGCCAGAGAGTATCACTCGAAAATTGTCCAGAGAATATCAGAGGTCCACATGAAGTTGATTTTAAAGGCTAAGGAGATGAAatatattgaagaaaaaaatgagtGCAAGGCAAAAAACTTATTAGAGACTGAAAGAGAATCGGGAACAGGTATTGCATCACCGGAATATCAACAGCTTACAGAAGTTGACAATAACCAATCTGCCAGACAGGCGGCTAGAACCCGGGAAACGGACACTATACTGAGGGATGTTTGTCTGACAGAGACTCAGTCTACTAAACATCAGTCACCAGTCACAATGTTGGAGCATG TTCAGTTGTCCAAGTGTGTAAACACAGTAATCAGCAATGACTGGAACAACCCAGGCCTGTGTCATATTGATGCTGAGACCTACATCATACCTCACAAGTCGACCTTCCTTCTGTCAGATTTTACCCACCACAAAATGCTTTACCCGAATTCTG GTGATGAATTATATGATCTAATTGTGCTAGACCCACCATGGCAGAACAAGTCggtgaaaagaaagaaaat GTATGGTAGTCTACAAGATGAAGATCTACTAGATATACACATGGATAAGCTTGCAGCACCTGGCTGTTTGGTGGTTGTCTGGGTAACCAACAGAATGAAACACCTCAAGTTTGTCAAGGAGACATTGTTTCCAAACTGGGCAGTGACACATTTGGCGGAGTGGCATTGGTTAAAG ATTACTAAATATGGTGAGATGGTATATGACATCAGCTCTAATCACAAGAAGccatatgaaataattttgattGGACGTTACAGTGGAACACAATCAGCTAGTGACGGAAAGCAAGAAACAGAAGAACACACGAAGCA GTAG